In one window of Mycobacteriales bacterium DNA:
- a CDS encoding acyl-CoA dehydrogenase family protein, producing MDLRDSDAERAFREELRDWLARTLPTLGDKPHHTDWPGRRRYDTAWQRLLFDAGYAGINWPTEYGGRGATPTEHLIFLEETERAGAPYVGVNFVGLLHAGPTIVTEGTPEQRADHLPKILSGEEIWCQGFSEPGSGSDLASMRTRAVRDGDEYVVNGHKIWTSHAEVADYCELLVRTDPDAPKHKGISWLMMSMDSPGLTVRPLNTLLGSSEFSEVFFDDVRIPVANRVGEENDGWRVTMVTLSFERGTAWVDQIVDSVRLVTDLAAIAKKVTSSAGVAWEDRGLRRDIGHMAAEFDALWALTKRGVTEAGSGVPGVSASVLKLRYTEARQRLMDLGARVLDRAAVSRTDIAGLPVGEWTTERLNSLSYTIAAGTSQIQRNIIGERILGLPKER from the coding sequence GTGGACCTGCGCGACTCGGACGCCGAGCGGGCCTTCCGAGAAGAGCTGCGCGACTGGCTCGCGCGCACGCTGCCGACGCTCGGGGACAAGCCGCATCACACGGACTGGCCGGGCCGCCGCCGCTATGACACCGCCTGGCAACGGTTGCTGTTCGACGCCGGGTACGCCGGGATCAACTGGCCGACGGAGTACGGCGGACGCGGCGCGACACCCACCGAACACCTGATCTTTCTCGAGGAGACCGAGCGCGCCGGCGCGCCGTACGTCGGGGTCAACTTCGTCGGGCTGCTCCACGCCGGTCCGACGATCGTCACGGAGGGCACGCCCGAGCAACGCGCCGACCACCTGCCGAAGATCCTGTCCGGTGAGGAGATCTGGTGTCAGGGCTTCAGTGAGCCGGGATCGGGCTCGGACCTGGCGTCGATGCGGACGCGCGCGGTACGGGACGGCGACGAGTACGTCGTCAACGGGCACAAGATCTGGACGTCGCACGCCGAGGTCGCCGACTACTGCGAGCTGCTGGTGCGTACCGACCCGGATGCGCCCAAGCACAAAGGCATCAGCTGGCTGATGATGTCGATGGACTCTCCCGGCCTCACGGTTCGCCCGCTCAACACGTTGCTCGGATCGAGCGAGTTCTCCGAGGTCTTCTTCGATGACGTCCGGATCCCGGTGGCCAACCGGGTCGGCGAGGAGAACGACGGGTGGCGAGTGACGATGGTCACGCTGTCGTTCGAGCGGGGTACCGCGTGGGTCGACCAGATCGTCGACTCGGTCCGGCTGGTCACCGATCTCGCGGCGATCGCCAAGAAGGTCACGTCATCCGCCGGCGTCGCGTGGGAGGACCGCGGGCTGCGCCGCGACATCGGCCACATGGCGGCGGAGTTCGACGCGCTGTGGGCGCTGACCAAGCGTGGTGTGACGGAGGCGGGCTCCGGCGTACCGGGGGTGAGCGCGTCGGTGCTGAAGCTGCGCTACACGGAGGCACGACAGCGGCTGATGGATCTCGGCGCGCGGGTGCTCGACCGGGCGGCCGTGTCGCGCACCGACATCGCCGGCCTGCCCGTCGGCGAGTGGACGACGGAACGGCTGAACTCGCTGTCCTACACGATCGCCGCCGGCACCTCGCAGATCCAGCGCAACATCATCGGCGAGCGCATCCTCGGCCTGCCGAAGGAGCGCTAG
- a CDS encoding SDR family oxidoreductase gives MGRLDDKVVIVTGAGQGIGEGIALAAAAEGAKIVAAGRTLEKVERTIATIVGRGGEGLALRCDVRRQDEIGAAVAATLDRFGRIDGLVNNAQMVSLGPVLEITEADARRTWESGFLGSLWFMQAAHPALVQSKGSVVNLGTGSALRNDLPGFALYAGTKEMIRTLSRMAALEWGKDGIRVNAMIPNGMSPGLEMWSQFAPEEYANFVDTIPLGRVGRLEEDVGRAVAFLLSEDAAYVTGSTLMVDGGQAYLR, from the coding sequence GTGGGCAGGCTGGACGACAAGGTCGTGATCGTGACCGGCGCCGGTCAGGGCATCGGCGAGGGGATCGCGCTCGCTGCCGCCGCCGAAGGCGCGAAGATCGTCGCCGCCGGGCGGACGTTGGAGAAGGTCGAGCGCACGATCGCGACGATCGTCGGGCGGGGTGGCGAAGGCCTCGCGTTGCGCTGTGACGTCCGCCGCCAGGACGAGATCGGCGCCGCGGTCGCGGCCACGCTCGACCGGTTCGGTCGCATCGACGGTCTGGTCAACAACGCCCAGATGGTCTCGCTCGGTCCGGTGCTCGAGATCACCGAGGCCGACGCCCGCCGCACCTGGGAGAGCGGCTTCCTCGGCTCGCTGTGGTTCATGCAGGCCGCGCACCCCGCTCTGGTGCAGAGCAAGGGCTCGGTCGTCAATCTCGGCACCGGGTCCGCGTTGCGCAACGACCTCCCCGGGTTCGCGCTGTACGCCGGCACCAAGGAGATGATCCGCACCCTGTCGCGGATGGCCGCGCTCGAGTGGGGCAAGGACGGCATCCGTGTCAACGCGATGATCCCGAACGGGATGTCGCCAGGTCTCGAGATGTGGTCGCAGTTCGCTCCGGAGGAGTACGCGAACTTCGTCGACACCATCCCGCTCGGCCGGGTCGGCCGCCTCGAGGAGGACGTCGGGCGCGCCGTCGCGTTCCTGCTCAGCGAGGACGCGGCGTACGTCACCGGCTCGACCCTGATGGTCGACGGCGGTCAGGCTTATCTCCGATAG
- a CDS encoding SDR family oxidoreductase, protein MGICDDRVVIVTGAGGGLGRAHALAFAAEGAAVVVNDIGTSREGEGSSAGPAQAVVDEIRAAGGEAVADTSDVADWEGAKALVDTALDAFGQLDVLVNNAGFLRDRMLVGTSIEEWDAVVRVHLRGHFCTLRHAAEYWREQSKTGTQRDARIVNTSSGAGLMGSVGQGNYSAAKAGIVGLTLVAAAELARYGVTVNAIAPAARTRMTEVAMPEMMKAPEEGFDAMAPENVSPLVVWLGSPESREVTGRVFEVEGGVVGVADGWQHGPKVDKGERWSPAELGPVVRDLLAQAPAPSPVYGA, encoded by the coding sequence GTGGGGATCTGCGACGACCGGGTGGTCATCGTCACCGGCGCCGGCGGGGGACTCGGCCGAGCACACGCGCTGGCCTTCGCCGCGGAAGGCGCCGCCGTGGTCGTGAACGACATCGGCACCTCCCGCGAGGGTGAGGGCAGCTCGGCCGGGCCGGCGCAGGCGGTCGTCGACGAGATCCGTGCCGCGGGCGGCGAAGCCGTCGCCGACACCTCCGACGTCGCGGACTGGGAGGGCGCCAAAGCGCTCGTCGACACCGCGCTCGACGCCTTCGGTCAGCTCGACGTGCTCGTCAACAACGCCGGCTTCCTGCGCGACCGGATGCTCGTCGGCACCTCGATCGAGGAGTGGGACGCCGTCGTACGCGTCCACCTCCGGGGACACTTCTGCACGTTGCGGCATGCCGCCGAGTACTGGCGAGAACAGTCGAAAACCGGCACGCAGCGGGATGCGCGCATCGTCAACACCTCCTCCGGCGCGGGCCTGATGGGCAGCGTCGGCCAGGGCAACTACAGCGCCGCGAAGGCCGGCATCGTCGGGCTGACTCTGGTCGCTGCGGCGGAACTGGCCAGGTACGGCGTGACGGTCAACGCGATCGCGCCCGCAGCGCGCACCCGGATGACCGAGGTCGCGATGCCGGAGATGATGAAGGCGCCCGAGGAAGGCTTCGATGCGATGGCTCCCGAGAACGTCTCCCCGCTCGTCGTCTGGCTCGGATCGCCGGAGTCCCGAGAAGTGACCGGTCGCGTCTTCGAGGTGGAGGGCGGTGTGGTGGGCGTCGCGGACGGCTGGCAACACGGTCCCAAGGTCGACAAGGGCGAGCGATGGTCGCCGGCCGAGCTGGGTCCTGTCGTGCGCGACCTGCTCGCGCAGGCACCGGCGCCGAGTCCGGTGTACGGCGCATGA